In a genomic window of Candidatus Binatia bacterium:
- a CDS encoding ATP-dependent DNA helicase RecQ — MTAKLGSAAQVEAAVAELQDLATRAEADPALHLRCTRRLAELRDAWRASPASFSPQAIAALREVARRLERRSAPQPSDAADTAFERHPTPQPSGDVLARAREVLEKVFRYASFRPGQEEVVAAVLAGRDCIAVMPTGAGKSLTYQLPARVLGGTTLVVSPLIALMKDQVDALTAKGVRATYLNSSLAPEERARRSAALARGEYELVYAAPEGIEGAVGHALARADLRLIAVDEAHCISQWGHDFRPAYRKLAGLKQRFGGPPVLALTATATPQVMDDIVQQLAMESPARWRGSFFRPNLRLFAHKKVAGGKLRDAIVALIHARRGTSGIVYCLSRRSVEATAAFLVSRGVRALAYHAGMEPEERTAAHEAFRRGDVEAIVATIAFGMGIDKPDIRWVIHRDMPGSIDAYYQEIGRAGRDGAPSDCILFYSWADVVSHDRFADEAEPEVAARARRQARQMFDLADTGRCRHRELVRHFGEHVADCGGSCDACLAVDVVAEARAAARAESATAGRRASAAAAGAAKPGATEALDDEAQQLFGRLRALRKEIAEASGVPAYVVFTDAALRAMAVRRPRSEEDLLAIPGVGAVKLARYGAAFLAALRDADAPAAHG; from the coding sequence ATGACGGCGAAGCTCGGCAGCGCGGCGCAGGTCGAGGCGGCGGTCGCGGAGCTGCAGGACCTCGCGACGCGGGCCGAGGCCGACCCGGCGCTGCACCTCCGCTGCACGCGACGCCTCGCCGAGCTGCGCGACGCCTGGCGCGCGTCGCCGGCGTCGTTCTCGCCGCAGGCGATCGCCGCGCTGCGCGAGGTCGCGCGTCGGCTCGAGCGTCGTTCCGCACCGCAGCCGAGCGATGCCGCCGACACGGCGTTCGAGCGCCATCCGACGCCACAGCCGAGCGGCGACGTCCTCGCGCGCGCCCGCGAGGTGCTCGAGAAGGTGTTCCGCTACGCGAGCTTCCGTCCCGGACAGGAGGAGGTCGTCGCCGCGGTGCTCGCCGGGCGCGACTGCATCGCGGTCATGCCGACGGGCGCCGGCAAGTCGCTCACCTACCAGCTCCCGGCGCGCGTGCTCGGCGGCACGACGCTCGTCGTCTCGCCGCTGATCGCGCTGATGAAGGACCAGGTCGACGCGCTCACCGCGAAGGGCGTGCGCGCGACCTACCTCAACTCGAGCCTCGCGCCCGAGGAGCGCGCGCGGCGCAGCGCCGCGCTCGCACGCGGCGAGTACGAGCTGGTCTACGCCGCGCCCGAGGGCATCGAGGGCGCGGTTGGGCACGCGCTCGCCCGCGCCGACCTCCGCCTGATCGCGGTCGACGAGGCGCACTGCATCAGCCAGTGGGGCCACGACTTCCGCCCGGCGTACCGCAAGCTCGCCGGGCTCAAGCAGCGCTTCGGCGGACCGCCGGTGCTGGCGCTCACCGCGACCGCGACGCCACAGGTGATGGACGACATCGTGCAGCAGCTCGCGATGGAGTCGCCGGCGCGCTGGCGCGGCAGCTTCTTCCGTCCGAACCTGCGGCTCTTCGCGCACAAGAAGGTCGCGGGCGGCAAGCTGCGCGACGCGATCGTGGCGCTCATCCACGCGCGACGCGGCACGAGCGGCATCGTGTACTGCCTGTCGCGGCGCTCGGTCGAGGCGACCGCCGCATTCCTGGTCTCGCGCGGCGTGCGCGCCCTCGCCTACCACGCAGGCATGGAGCCGGAGGAGCGCACCGCGGCGCACGAGGCGTTCCGCCGCGGCGACGTCGAGGCGATCGTCGCGACCATCGCCTTCGGCATGGGCATCGACAAGCCGGACATCCGCTGGGTGATCCACCGCGACATGCCGGGCTCGATCGACGCGTACTACCAGGAGATCGGCCGCGCCGGACGCGACGGCGCCCCGAGCGACTGCATCCTGTTCTACTCGTGGGCCGACGTCGTGAGCCACGACCGCTTCGCGGACGAGGCCGAGCCGGAGGTCGCGGCGCGCGCCCGGCGTCAAGCACGACAGATGTTCGACCTCGCCGACACCGGGCGCTGCCGGCACCGCGAGCTCGTGCGCCACTTCGGCGAGCACGTCGCGGACTGCGGGGGCTCGTGCGACGCCTGCCTCGCGGTCGACGTCGTCGCGGAAGCGCGCGCCGCGGCGCGCGCCGAGAGCGCGACGGCCGGCCGGCGCGCGAGCGCGGCCGCAGCCGGCGCCGCGAAGCCGGGCGCGACGGAGGCGCTCGACGACGAGGCGCAGCAGCTCTTCGGACGGCTCCGCGCGCTGCGCAAGGAGATCGCCGAGGCGAGCGGCGTGCCGGCCTACGTCGTGTTCACCGACGCCGCGCTGCGCGCCATGGCCGTGCGCCGGCCGAGGAGCGAGGAGGATCTGCTGGCGATCCCCGGCGTCGGCGCGGTCAAGCTCGCGCGCTACGGGGCGGCGTTCCTCGCGGCGCTGCGCGACGCGGACGCGCCGGCCGCGCACGGCTGA